One segment of Candidatus Manganitrophus noduliformans DNA contains the following:
- a CDS encoding superoxide dismutase: MIEFQAKFKEDLKPRPVPGLSDRQIDDHFDVKYKGYVTKFNEIQNKLKEADKQKANPNYSETRELLVERLYCHNSIKLHEAFWQCLSGRSDPPDILKQMISEDFGSYDNWKQEFKACGLSARGWSICGFDLDSGRIFNVLTDNHSIGAWNIIPLMILDMYEHAYYIDYGASVKSYVEEGFLPNMSWNFAAHMLNRYPLAQYRTSLRKAA; the protein is encoded by the coding sequence ATGATTGAATTCCAGGCCAAATTCAAAGAGGACCTTAAGCCGAGGCCGGTGCCGGGACTTTCGGACCGGCAGATCGACGATCATTTCGATGTAAAGTACAAAGGCTACGTGACCAAATTCAATGAGATCCAGAACAAATTGAAAGAAGCCGATAAGCAGAAGGCGAATCCCAACTACAGCGAGACGCGCGAGCTGCTCGTCGAGCGGCTCTACTGCCACAACTCGATCAAGCTCCACGAGGCCTTCTGGCAATGCCTCTCCGGCAGGAGCGATCCGCCCGACATTCTCAAACAGATGATCTCGGAGGACTTCGGCTCCTACGACAACTGGAAGCAAGAGTTCAAAGCGTGCGGCCTCTCGGCGCGGGGCTGGTCGATCTGCGGCTTCGATCTCGACAGCGGCCGGATTTTTAATGTCTTGACCGACAACCACTCCATCGGCGCGTGGAACATCATCCCGTTGATGATCCTGGACATGTACGAACATGCCTATTACATCGACTACGGCGCCTCGGTGAAAAGCTATGTCGAGGAGGGCTTTCTCCCGAACATGAGCTGGAACTTCGCCGCTCACATGTTGAACCGTTATCCCCTCGCTCAATACCGGACTTCCCTGCGGAAAGCCGCCTGA
- a CDS encoding urate hydroxylase PuuD, with product MTIELIFRWGHFLAGIMWIGLLYYFNFIQGAYMKTASPEGKADVSKHLVPRALWWFRWAAAFTWIFGALILMVRGILFEAFLLQGAAAVIGVGAWLGTIMLFNVWVIIWPNQQKVLGIVQATAEEKTKAARIAFLASRTNTMLSIPMLFFMASSSHAPAGLF from the coding sequence ATGACCATTGAGCTCATTTTTAGATGGGGGCACTTTCTGGCCGGGATTATGTGGATCGGCCTCCTCTACTACTTCAACTTCATCCAAGGCGCATACATGAAAACGGCCAGTCCCGAGGGAAAGGCCGATGTTTCCAAGCACCTGGTCCCGCGCGCCCTCTGGTGGTTCCGCTGGGCGGCCGCCTTTACCTGGATCTTCGGCGCCTTGATCCTGATGGTCCGAGGCATTCTCTTTGAAGCGTTCCTCCTCCAAGGAGCGGCCGCCGTGATTGGAGTGGGCGCCTGGCTCGGCACGATCATGCTCTTTAATGTCTGGGTGATCATCTGGCCGAACCAGCAGAAGGTGCTCGGCATCGTTCAGGCGACGGCGGAAGAGAAGACCAAAGCGGCTCGGATCGCCTTCCTCGCGTCGCGCACCAACACAATGCTGTCGATCCCGATGCTCTTCTTCATGGCGAGTTCCAGCCACGCACCGGCCGGTCTCTTCTAA
- a CDS encoding urate hydroxylase PuuD, translated as MISSETVLPLLLRWIHFVAGITWIGLLYYFNLVQVPFMKETDAATKSGVVLRLVPRALWWFRWSALVTVLAGILLLMVGRIVNTSIMIGGTLGLIMLFNVWVLIWPNQKKVIQMTGDATATKTPPPPQMAKHARIAYLASRTNFYLSFPMLLFMGMSAHFPQF; from the coding sequence ATGATCAGTTCTGAAACCGTTTTACCGTTATTACTTCGTTGGATTCATTTCGTCGCCGGGATCACCTGGATCGGCCTGCTCTACTACTTCAATCTCGTCCAGGTCCCCTTCATGAAAGAGACCGATGCGGCGACGAAAAGCGGGGTGGTGTTGCGGCTTGTGCCGCGCGCCCTCTGGTGGTTTCGCTGGTCTGCCTTGGTGACCGTCTTGGCGGGGATTTTATTATTAATGGTAGGGCGAATCGTCAACACGTCGATTATGATCGGCGGCACCCTCGGCCTCATCATGCTCTTCAATGTCTGGGTCCTCATCTGGCCGAATCAAAAGAAAGTCATCCAGATGACCGGCGACGCCACCGCCACCAAAACGCCGCCGCCCCCCCAGATGGCCAAACACGCCCGGATCGCCTATCTCGCCTCAAGAACGAACTTCTATCTCTCCTTCCCGATGCTCCTCTTCATGGGAATGTCGGCGCATTTTCCGCAGTTTTAG